TCTCATCGCGAACGACGAAAAACGACGAGAAGTATCCAATTGCTGGCGGGTTTTTGAGCTCGCTTCGCGCCAAGTGCGTTGCTTTTATACTACCGCCGCATCGTGGCGGTAGTCATCGCGCAGCGCCTGGTCGAGAAAAGCCGGTGCATCGCTGTACGGCGCAGTGACATTTGTAATTTTTCAGTCCGCCCCGTTTTTCTTAACGGCTCAGTGACATTTACACATCTTGCCGAGCGGGAAAGATTTCTCCCGGGGATTCCACGGCAAAAGAGCAGCGGCCCGTCTTATTATGCACCATATGGCCATGTTTTTTAGAGTTTCGCGAGGGTTGAAGATAGCAGTTGGGCACCGCTACAAGGGAATGTTTGCTGGTTGGGAAGAATCTTCTTCGGGGGCCGGTTTGCAGGCGGAAATGTCGTGGTGATTTCGGATCGTCCGTAAAGTGACCAGCGTGCTTGAGGGCGACATTTCACTGGCTGTTCGGAACGAACTCAGCTCAATAATGGATAGGCAATCGATAGGCAATTTATTAACCCTAGCACTTAAGGAAGGGTTTTTGCTTCAAGGGTGGAAAATATGGGTGGACAAGCCATGAAGTGCTTTAGGTTTGATCTTTCGGTGCAATAAATTGTTGCAGATCAACCATATCGAATCACACTCATTTTGAGCATCGTTTTTGTGGAGAATtcagttttagaaatcgaagTTTTATTGAGAAGATTATTACTATCTTTAATTGTattgttggttgtttggtttgaaTTGTATGATTGGTTGTaaatttctgattttgtaGACATTTCAGAGACATTCTCGTTGGTATTATAATAATTCTTGATAATTATACTCTTCCAATGTGactaattttaatataaaaaatagaaacccCAAGCCAAACTCAAACTCCAATCGTGACAAATCGGAACTCCGTGACGAAAAGCCACTTCCATGTTGCCAAGTtagcatcatcaccaccagaACGGTAGCAAATGTGTATCATCATCCAGACCATAATTGGAAAGGAATTGCTGCTGGATTAGCGAGGCATTTTCACCATCGAAACCGGCACCAACCAGCACATCAAATctttacccaaaaaaaatccctgaTAGAAGTTGGCACCCATTATTGCACTGCATCAACATTGCTGTGGTATAATATTTTGATCCCCTGCCAATAATATGGCGAGGGTTGCATGTGCCTTCCAACACTGAATCCATTAATCTTGCCGACGACCTTCGTGGCGGTTCGGTCTGCCGGAACACGCAGCGCACTTCCTTGCGGTAAGGTTAATGCAGAATTATTCACGCAAAGCGGCATAACGCCAAAACAAGAGAAATGTTTTGCACGAGCACGTGTCCGAGGCTTTCCTGCACCGTTTCCGGGGAGATGTCAATGGGTCAGGTCGGGGGTGGAAGGATGTGTGggatggtttttctttcgtaaGCGGAAGTTTTTCGTTCGCTCCGAAAAACTTAGGGCTTCCTGCAGTATGCAGGCAAACAGTTTCTCCACACCACATCCGATCGGTGTTGTCGCGCGACATTAGCAATGGTGCTAGAAAACGGACCAATGGTCCGGAATTGATGGTACGAGTTTGCTGAAATGTGGGGATTATAATAATCTATACAAAAAGcgtaaagtttttgttttaggaaTAATGTCCAAATATATTTTGAGgattaaaaacattatttaaactATTGGATAGCTCAGAAGGTATATGAAGACATTCTTTTAATTATGTGAATAGTAATATTTGAGATAATTTATAttcttttataatttattgaagGAATGTTATAATTTAGAAgtcataaaaatatcaaaaatcttggaaaatgtttttcaaaacaaactacaatACTGGATTATTAGCGAGTACTTGAAAACGATGCGGATATTTATCGAATGATTTACAATAataagggaaaaaaatgttccacacAAATGATCACTTTTCTATTCGCATAACAAACCATTAAAATGTAGAAATTACcccaaaaaatcaacaaaaacttcaatgctactgaaaaaaaaagcacaaaacgcgtgaaaatgcatttttatgctATCGAGAAGTGGGCGTGGTGTACAGCTTTCGAATTCACTACTTATGGCACCCACCACAAGAGGGCGCTGTTCGGTGCGAAAGAATTATTTTTGGTTAATGGCGCGATTTTTATGACGGTTTTAAATGAACTTAACAATTTTATCGATATTTGTTATAATTATTCCGATGGCAAAACATACATCGGTTAATTCAAACACGCATCAAGGGTATAAAGTGTTgaatttacattatttaaatgCCTCTAATGGTGGTGatacaaatatttgctttcatACACCAATTAAAACCACAGTGTGGTAACGGGACGTTCACGGTTTAGCATGTaatgaatgtaattaaatCGAAACCACTCTAGTGCAGCCTAACGAACAACTCCGTCCGGAAGTATTCCATCCCGATACGCGATTGATCTTgaagtgtttaatttattcgaACGAATAGAGTCGCGCCGTCGTGATACCGTCGCCGTCCGTTTGAGAATACATTTAAATTCTTCATCTCTCAGCGCTTGATTCCGTGGTACCGACACCGGTTTCTGACTCCTCCTGGCTGATCTATGAATATCGCACGAATTTGTGCCACCGGATTTAGTAAAAGTCAAGCTGAGTCAAGGCATGACCTTGTCTGTGTTACAACCCCGAGAGCGCCAGTACGTTTCGTGCCAAAGGCCTCTTCGGTTCGGGTACCCCAAAACCGGACGAGAAGTTTTAGAAACctgttttattaaattgcatAACGTAACGCGCCTGGACCCGGTCGAACGACGAGCGGAGAACTTAAGTTAGTACGATCTCGGCGCTGCCTCCGGTCGGGCGCTAATTATTGACGTGATTGTGCTCAGTCGGCTCAGTGGGTGGAagtgtttacctttttttgtttgtttgtttgcgattttgtttgttgttgttggtccAAAACTCCACCATGCAGGACGATGTGGCGACGGACAGCGTTGCGATGGAGGCGATGGAAAAGTTAGGTCCGCGTGAGAAATGGCGCATTGTGAAGAATATTGCTGTGCTGGGGATCGCGTTCATGATACACTTCACCGCGTTCCACGGCACGTCCAATCTGCAGAGCTCGCTGCACAACGACGGTTCGCTGGGAGCGTACACACTGGCCTGCATCTACGGGTCACTGATTCTGTCCAACCTGTTCCTGCCGGTGCTGGTGATCAGGTGGGAACGTGAAAGTTTGGGACcctctgttttctttttttttcctctggaGGTGCTTTAAACCAGCGGTCTCAACTCTTCTCCAACACACTTTACAGGCTTCTGGGATGCAAGTGGACGGTCGTGGTTTCGTTCGTCGCCTACATGCCGTACATTGCGGCCCAGTTCTATCCGAGCTTCGCCACGCTCATACCGAGCGGGTTGGCCGTTGGGTTCGGCGGTGGACCACTTTGGTGTGCCAAGTGCACGTACCTTTCGATCATAGCGGAAGCGTTCAGTGTGGCCACCCGGCGCCAGGTCCGCACCGACTATCTGATCGTGAAGTTCTTCAGCCTGTTCTTCGTGTTCTACCAGCTGGCGCAGGTGCTCGGCAATCTGATATCGTTCACCGGTACCGTGTGTCACTTTCAGGTCCGCGCGATTACCTTGAGCCAGAAAATTACCAACTAAATCCCGCTCTCTTTCCAGTGCTTTCCTACGGGGAGGTTGAATCGGTGGTGAATGGAACGGTTGAATCGAGCGTTAATATATCGGTGACGTGCGGTGCGAACTATGCCGCGCCAATCCACCAAGCGGCAACGAGTGCTATTGATCTGAAGCGACCCGAGCCGGAGCAGTTGAACCGACTGACCGGTATCTTCCTAGCGTGCATggtgggtgcgtgtgtttcCGTTGCGTTGGGTGTGGATTCCCTCAAAAGGTAAGGGTACTTTTGCgtgtaaacaaaattctaGATTCATAACCATATGGGACTTCCGAGAGATTTGGTCTACAAACACGTGTATCGATGTTTTCCTCATTCTCCTCAGATACAACATGGTTCGCAAAGGGCCCGAGCATAGAATATCCGGGATGAACACACTCGTCATAACCTTGCGGCAGCTTACTCACCGATACCAGCTGCTGCTTCTTCCCATTGTGGCGTTCATCGGTGTGGCACAAGCATTTATTACGGCCGATTTCACAAAGGTAAACCACTGAGCGCCACCTGAACGACTCGATAATGGGGCGACTAATTCCGCAAATCTTCAATTCGTCACAGTCATTTGTGGCCTGCGGGCTCGGCATCAGCTACATCGGCTATGCGATGATCAGCTACGGACTGGCGAACACGGTTGCCGCGGCCTGTACCCCGTACGTCACGAAGCACTTGGGCCGAAAGCTACTGATTCTGGTGACGTTCGTCTTCCACGCGGCGCTGATCGTGTTCATGCTGCTCTGGACACCGACGGACGAGTATTACAAATATTCCATCATTGTCGCCTGCTGGGGGTTGGCCGATGGCGTCTGGTTGATTCAAATCAATTGTATGAAAATCCAATCCATGCGGCTGCTCCATCGCTGTAGAATAGTTTCCTAACGattttatttccgtttcaCTGCAGCACTCAGCGGTATTTTGTTCCCGGGAAATGAAGAGGCTGCGTTCAGCAACTTCCGGCTGTGGGAAGCGTGCGGTTCGGTCGTGATGTACTCAGCCAGTTCGTTCTTTCCCACCTTCCACAAGCTGCTGTTTGTGCTGGGAATCATGACTGTGGGCACAATAGGGTAAGAGTGGTACACTGTGGAAGAACTGTTTTTCTATAGTTTACTTTTCAATTACTTTCCTGTCCTTTTTCAGATACGGAACGATCGAATTTATGGAATATCAAACGAAGCGAATAGATCCGGAAAAGCGGTTCGAAGTCGTTAGTCAAGAACCAAACGAAAGTTAAACAAGTGGATTAGAATAGGAAAATGTGCATTTCTCGTCCTTTTTTCTCTAGCCGTTAATTTTTCCACTTTAGATacgtgaaaaattaaataaaaaattgttacaCGAGAACTAAACGGTCgattttgatttgaataacGATTGGCTGCGTACGTTAGTGATGGATGCAGCCTAAGatgtttgaaatttaccgTACGCAGCCGTTCGCTATAAAATCAATTGCATTTGATTTTATAGcggtttttttaatgttaatattATCACTTACTTATGAATTAGTTTTGATGCATTTAGATGGATTTACAACTTTTCTAAAACTAATACCTTACCTaagagcaaaacaagaaactacTTTCGGACACATGTTCGTTTTCCCACACAGTACAGAGCAAGATCGCACAAGAATTTTACAAAATGTTGCATTGCAAAAGTGTATTTTTCATAGTTTTCGCTTATTTACTCTcgtacagggttttttttgttatacctTAAATATTACATTATAACGCTCGACGCTTGATATGACGACCCGCCCAAATGACTGTTGCACACCGCGCTTTATTTCGCGTCACCATGCCAACGGGACGATAATAATGGGCTGTACCATTTGCCCTCTTTGATTGggatgtgtgttgtgtgtatgtgggatGAAATTTTACTTGTTTATTCAATCTTTTTTTCCGATAGAATTAAATGCatcttttatcgtttttttcttgcttccttCAATGTTTTAATGGTTCGTTCGGAtgtgatggttttatttaaattgttataaatttctgtgtgtatgtttgtgtttaattCACATCTTAACCGCATAAGGTGCTTTTAGCATTGTCTCGCGTTCTACTCTGGTGTGCCTGTGggatttgtgttgtgttgcatcTGTGTGAAGTTCGTTCCATTAATCTATTTGACactcagtttttgttttcctaccAACAGATATAGATTCTGCACGCTGCACGGAACCGGGACAAACGTTCATTTAACATAAATCCATACATTTACATGCATTTCTCTGAGATATAGTGTGTGTTTCATTACTCGTGAGCATCGTGCGTGACTGTGTGACTTCATGCTGCAATCAACCGATGCTATAATTCATCGTACTGTCCGGACCGACTACATAAATGTATCTCTGTATCAACAAAAAAGCTGCTTGTTGGCATAAAATAATACACGGTGTCTTCTTGCTAAACATTTAGACGATGAGGAGCTTCTTGTACAATCTGTGCTGTGCTGTTGATACGAAACAAATATACAACTCGGTTTACAATCCGAAATTACTATCTgttcggggttttgtttctgtaacgatttgttcgttttttttatacaattattACACACTCATGGCTATGGTTCGATATCGCTTACAGTGCTTTTGGGAGCATTATTTTACAACGATGGTAATTGTTTTGGGACAGAATGGGAGAGTTCAAATTGTTAGCCTGTAATTTTACATCGTGATTTGTAAGCTTCAACCAGCTGTAACCAGCGGGAGCTGGTTTTACGCACGATTTACCTTTAAAAGGATTTCTTGCATTTGCTGAGGATTGTTCTTTTACGGATGATTTAATGGAtgtgtttgtcttttgtttCCGCTTGTGTCTGTGTGCTGGTTGTCTTACTATAAAGATTAGGAACTTTGGTTTCACGAGTTCACACAAGATGAGAAGCAATTAATCGAATACATGAAAGCTTGTTGAAATATTAACCAGAATGTCTATTTtgggtattttttgtttgccaaaaaaaaaaattattttggggaAGAAAACTGTACCCAAAAAAAGTGTATTGCAATCAAACGATGATgagaaaacatttctttaaaGCCGCATAATTGTTCTATCGTATTTTCAGCTTGTTCTCGCCTGTAActcgaaaacaaatcaaaacggTGTCTTGTAGAGATAAAATGAATAAGTTTGCCTGATTTCTAGACacttttcaagttgaagtagAACATATGAAGGAGGATGTGGAATTTGTCCCACTCACGCGAGATTATGTTAAGATGAAATCTGTAGCAGAGGATTCCAAAATGACGGATATGTCCATTAAAGAAATCTTTATCTAGAATCAATTCCTGTTTGTATAATACCCAGAAGATGAGCAGAACTTCATATCTGTATCATCACACTCCAGTTTATCTTGAAAAGTATCCAAAAATGCTAATACTAGCTATTGTGAATTAAACTAGAAAACGTTGTAACAAGCGTCTTCTCTATCCTCTGCATATTTTCATACAAGAAGCTAAGCTGTTTGTCAGAGTGAGGGGTCGTCGTAAAAGGAAACGaattagaaattaaaaaaaaaaaacaatccttccTTCACGGTATCTCACATTACATCGTTACGTATCCTAGTATCATGCTACGTATCCTACATATGTATACATATTCAATATCGGAATGGCACCTTATTTTATATGGCTATGGTTGGCGCGATTGAAGCCGTGTACGTTCTCCACCGCAGCTTGTCGCCCGGCTGTGCCTGTCGGTTCGGTTTAAGTATTTTCCATCTTGAAGCTTTTCGACATCATCCGCACGGTGTTCTTGAGCGCTTGGCGTTTGTTGCAGAACCAGATGCGTATAACCTCCCGCTCGTAACCGAGCTGATGGGCAAGGCCGGTGATTTCAGTTcctaaaaatacattttatagCACGATTAGTCTCATCTAGGCGAGCAACGGCATTCACTCATCTTCACCACTCACCGGAAGGATGTGTGTTTCGTTCAAAGTGACCGTTCAGCAGTTCGAGCGCTTGCGGCGTAAAGGATGTTCTTCGTTTCCGCTTCTTGGACGGTTCCACACCGATAAAGTCTGGCACGTGGTTTTGGCCCGATTTGTACCTAGATGAATGACTGAACGGGTTTATACGGGTGGGAAACGAAATCGGTAATTCggcaaccaaaccaaaacaaaaaacaaaacaacacaccataAGCAGTTGAGAAGATGAGAACGAGAttggagatgaaaaaaaagaaagaaagaaaaggcgTGCAATTAAACAGCTGCAATTTTTGCCCCCACTGTACACCACGAAGGGGCACCATTCAGTGCAGTCGCAACGCTAACACGCTCTAACACAAACAATTCTTACCTTTCTTCGGCTTCCTTCATCCAACGCTCGAGCActggtttaattttttgtgcGCTTTTGGGAGTTATGTCTAACTTTTCAAACCTTTTATGTGTGGTGAAGTGTGTTgaaagtgtgtttgtgggtgaagagaaaaagaatgaaaaaaacaagagtAAAGAAAATGGCATAAATATACAAACGAATTAAGTGTACGAATGCaaaacggggaaaacaaaacaataataccATTACCGTACAGTGGTATAAACCCTAGTGTTTAGTTAGTTTAATgccaatcaatcaaaacaatggGAGTAATAAGGGTTAAAGATGATAGGAAtgacagagagagagatagagagagaggaagaaagGTACAAAAGATTGCCAGGACATTgatcaaatttgcaaaaaagtgtttgCCTTTTTATGTTACTGGTGAGTGAagattaaaaagaaacaaaaaaatacaaaagcaaaacaaataaagaaacaataaagcaatataaaaaaacgaaacaaactaaacaaataaaaagaacaatGTACTGgcgaatgaaacgaaaaacagaaatataataaacataataaaaatacagaggctaataacgaaaagtgaaaaagagtgattaaaataagaaaataaaattgaaaaacggGAATGAAAAACACAGGAGGAAAAGCTTACCTTCATTTAAAATGTCGCACAAAATTAGCAGTTTCTACACTTGCGCACAACAGTTACTAAACTACTTCTATTTAAGCGTGTTTTATGCTACATTACACAGTGGAAATAGTGTGTGTGCCTTCGTTTGATTGCTTGTCTTTTCTAGTACTTTGATTGTTTAACAACCCCAGAAGGACGATCCCTTAAATTGACAATTGATGGTCTAGCATTAAAAACCCCTGTTTGTGACGGGTTTTTGATTTACGCTCATTAAACTGTTAATGGGTTTTAATTTCGTTCACTTAAACGATCGAAACGGGTTCGGGTGTTTGTGCACGTATCGGGGCAGGATCGGTTATTGGGAGGTCGCATCTTACCTTGGGAGTTAGTGTTAGTGTGTGACCATTCGTTTTCTTGACGCATGCTTAACTACTAGCTCTACAACCGTACGCATAAACCGAAACCGGTATGAACGGAAAGTGGGTTGAACAATGAAGCAAGTGTAGCgaacaaaatacaaaccatagacaaaaaggggaaaaaccaATAACACAATATTGCTAACCGTATTGATATCAATTAATACAtacatttgctgctgctgcgatgAAAGTTGCGCTGCACAGTACATCTGGGCGGCAAGAGCGCTGGTTTTTGTTCAAATGGTtacgtgtgttttgtttgtgttgcggCGTGTTTGTATGGAGGGTATTTTGTGTTAGATGTAGGTCGTAATGTGTATCATCATCCAcaggttggttgttttttgtttgtttttggtttggtttggtgttgGGCAGGATTGGCAACGATCACgatttatgtttgtgtgtatgtttggtggcaaaccgaaccgaacgaaacgaaccaagaaaaaggaagaaacaatggaaagaaacaaacgataaGTTTACATGAAACGGAAGCGTATGCGTTGCCAAGAGCGGTCAATTGACTTCGAGGTTGATCACGTCCGTACGCTAATGCGAAACGAACCAATGTCCTGGCAACGTGTGTCCAACCTTCATCGTGCATAGGTGACGTTGGTTGGTGGTGGGAGtgaatttagaatttttgcaagcgttttatatatttttagatacttttgttttaagtttaacGAGCGATCTTCATCGTTATTATCCTCATTGTGTGAAGGTAATACTATAAAGaattttttataattcatGTTTACTTGCAACAAAGCTTTCAGAGAGAGAAGTTTTTGTTTAGAGTaaagctcgtttttttttgtatatgaaaatttaatagtTCCAATACGTTTTAAACTGTCTTGTGACATTTTGTAGCGCCCCCAAATGTTCCtcaaaattgtaaacaattcGAAAGAAAGGTATATTACCTGCAGATGGCACTCTGGCTGTAGGCAGGTCCCTCGGTGACCGACAGCGCTTGGCCGACCTGGGTTTGCGTGAGTCCGAGCGACAGTCGCCGCAGTTTGAACGCCTTGGCGAACTCCTTGATGTCGTCCAGATCGATACCGTCCACCACGTTGCAATtagtttgattgattgttaACTCATCTGCAGCCGCACGATTCGGGGCGAAGCAaggagaagagagaaaaaagcgaGGGGGGTAGAtagaaaattaaaccaatATAGAAAGACCACGGAAAGTCGATACGGTTGGAGGCTGTGAccgtgcggtgtgtgtgtgacaatGCGGGAGCAGAGTGAGATATTATTGAACTCCGGCTTTATTGGCAAAGATGGCAGGAAAGCGACCCGCGGCCCCGATCACCATCGCATCACACAGCCCGAACAGTTAATGTCGACCCGCTGTGCCTCGTTTCGCGGTCGCCACCGCCAAAGCCAAATGTTCTACAATCATGTATAATGTAAAAGACGTGCAAGCGTGCGCCGGTCCGAAAGTACGCGGGGTACGCGACTAATAAAGCACATTAAGGGGAAATGTTTAGCGTAAATTAAGCGTTAATAAAGAATGTCAAATTAATTGACTCGCAGCACTCGGTGTTGGTGTGCCGGAGCGAGGGAAAGACACAGAACAGAAGTGCTGTAAAGAATTGAACATGAATGACATATGCTGCTGGGGTTTATGGGGAATGAGGGCTCGTTACGGGAGGGTTAGAGTACGAGCGGACCGAGAGGAACTAAATCTTTATTTCATGCTACTCGACCGCATCCGAATGAAGTAAATTATGGAGGTTACAGTAGAGGGAAGTTTCAGCAACGGTGGCTGCTTCGATGCGATCGGCACACCCAATAGTAATGAGGAACGCGATCGAGATTGACGATCGTGTCGTAAAATACATTCCTTCTCTTGGTTCCCCCTTTGATTATGATTGATTGCGAACAAATACAGGGactttaatatattttaatttctcctCCATCGAGGTTACTCCGAATATGCACAGCCGAATTTGAACGAATCTTCCCCAACGAGTTGACGGAATATTTTACTTAAACGTCTAACAATGCACAGCTAAAATCAGAAGAACTAAACCTTTGGCTTACTTGGATGCTCTTCCAGAAATTCGTGGTTCGAtgcgtcatcgtcgtcgtcgtcactGTGCGATAACCGGCCGGCGGAACCAGCGGGACTTAGTTTGGGCGGTGGCGTACTGGTTGCACTGTGATGGGGTCGCTTTTGCAGCTGATGCACCGTACCGCTGCTACTGCCGACGGTGGACGGTTTGTCTAACTCCAGGTCGTCTACCGAAGGTGCCcggtgatggtgctgctgctgctgctctatGAGTTCCAGATCGCACGACCCGGGCCGGCCGGTTGATCCGGGTGCAGACGGCCCGGAGGAAGAATGATGGTGCAGCGGTGAGACGGACGTATGTGGATGGGTAGACGGTTGCTCCTTGGGCAGCGCTAGGCCCGAACTGGATGAACCGGCAGGCGATAGTTTCGACTTGGACGTGATCAGTTCGCTGCCACTCGATAGACCAAGTCTGATAAAACGAGCCCAGGAAAGTAAGAACGTTGCAAAGGAAGGATTATCGTTGTGGCGGAACAAAAGCGAACATACCTGTTGATTGCACTGTCCGATGGAGAGCGTGGACTCGTTGCACTGATGATGGCACTGTGGACGTTCACCTGCAAATGGCCGTTGCTGGAGTGGCCACTGCCGCTACTGCTGCTCGGCGTGGTACAGTTGATGGTGGCCGGCGGCGAATGGGTACGCTTCAGTGGCATCGATTTCTCGTAAGGTGACGACGAGCAGGAGGCATAGCTAGCCGGCCGGCTAAGCGTTGACACGGGTGGAGAAGACGTGGCCAGCAAGATCCGCTTCGGTGATTCGCCGGATTGGATCTTTGCCCGATGCATGTCCGGCGTCATCCGACCGCCGGTCCCATGTCCAAGGGAGTTGGAAGCGGTGGACGACGATAGTGAGTGGGAGgattgatgctgctgctgccggtgagTGTCGTGCACGGTGGACAAACAGACCGAGCTGGACACCGAGCTGGCCGAAGCGGACGCGGAGTTTGGCTTAAACTTCACCTCTccatggtgatggtggtgatgatggtgatggttggCGTAGTGCAAACCTTTGGGGGAATGTTGTTGCGATTGCTGCAACGTGTGGCTTCCCGCGGACGCTAGCAACTGTGTCGACAGCAACCCAGAGCTGGACGATCCGGAAGTGTCCCTGGGAGTCGCGAAAAGACCACCGCtagcggcggcagcagcagcggctgCCTGGGCCGCCTGTGAGCTAAGCGTTTCGCTGAGGGAGTTGTTAAAGTTCAACGACTGTAGCAGGGCCTCACTGCTCATGTTGGATATCACCTGCTGTCCGACCGGGATCGTGAGGATCGTTTGAGTGGCAATTCCTGGGATGTGGGAATAAGGCGTACAATGCAATTTAGTCTACACTTCAGTCAAGCGATCGGTGAACTTTCCAATAGATCCTACCTTGAGATGTCGGTATTAGCAGCTGAGCACCTTGGATTCCCTGCATTATTTGTCCCGACGCTAGCAGCAGCTGCGGCATCTGCGGTGCGGCCGTCGCAATTGGAGCAGACGGCCCCAACCCCAGTACCTGCGGGCTGTGATTTTGACCCGATAGGCTCAGGTTGAGGGGTGAGTTCCCTAGCAACGGGGACGTTGGCAATCCCAGGCTCGGTCCCAACACGCTCGCCCCCGTCAGCTGTGCTAGACTTTGCAGTTTCTGTAGATTTAGCATGTCTTGcactggaaaagaaaacataccgAGAAGGTGTGCGCCTGTGTTAGCTTCACCTTCGCTCCACTTCTACAGTCGGATGGTGTGCGATATGTACTCACTAGTTCCATTCAGGTGTACTTGGGCGGCAGCTacggcagcagcggcggcagcTGCCGTCGTCGAGGTCGCACTCGGACCGGTGGGCATCGAGAGGGGAGACATCTTGTCCTGGGCAGTCCGCAGGATGCCGGCCGCTTTGTTACTGTTGTTACTGCACCGACCG
This region of Anopheles marshallii chromosome 2, idAnoMarsDA_429_01, whole genome shotgun sequence genomic DNA includes:
- the LOC128707299 gene encoding UNC93-like protein, yielding MQDDVATDSVAMEAMEKLGPREKWRIVKNIAVLGIAFMIHFTAFHGTSNLQSSLHNDGSLGAYTLACIYGSLILSNLFLPVLVIRLLGCKWTVVVSFVAYMPYIAAQFYPSFATLIPSGLAVGFGGGPLWCAKCTYLSIIAEAFSVATRRQVRTDYLIVKFFSLFFVFYQLAQVLGNLISFTVLSYGEVESVVNGTVESSVNISVTCGANYAAPIHQAATSAIDLKRPEPEQLNRLTGIFLACMVGACVSVALGVDSLKRYNMVRKGPEHRISGMNTLVITLRQLTHRYQLLLLPIVAFIGVAQAFITADFTKSFVACGLGISYIGYAMISYGLANTVAAACTPYVTKHLGRKLLILVTFVFHAALIVFMLLWTPTDEYYKYSIIVACWGLADGVWLIQINSLSGILFPGNEEAAFSNFRLWEACGSVVMYSASSFFPTFHKLLFVLGIMTVGTIGYGTIEFMEYQTKRIDPEKRFEVVSQEPNES
- the LOC128707460 gene encoding POU domain, class 6, transcription factor 2, producing the protein MEDGGTDPENNNSSHCGMLGISMPCEGAGHDFSTVRKELEYANAIAAHYGATEKGDRIISYKLENRRRSDHCSRSNSPFLSPTTAELDGRCSNNSNKAAGILRTAQDKMSPLSMPTGPSATSTTAAAAAAAVAAAQVHLNGTMQDMLNLQKLQSLAQLTGASVLGPSLGLPTSPLLGNSPLNLSLSGQNHSPQVLGLGPSAPIATAAPQMPQLLLASGQIMQGIQGAQLLIPTSQGIATQTILTIPVGQQVISNMSSEALLQSLNFNNSLSETLSSQAAQAAAAAAAASGGLFATPRDTSGSSSSGLLSTQLLASAGSHTLQQSQQHSPKGLHYANHHHHHHHHHGEVKFKPNSASASASSVSSSVCLSTVHDTHRQQQHQSSHSLSSSTASNSLGHGTGGRMTPDMHRAKIQSGESPKRILLATSSPPVSTLSRPASYASCSSSPYEKSMPLKRTHSPPATINCTTPSSSSGSGHSSNGHLQVNVHSAIISATSPRSPSDSAINRLGLSSGSELITSKSKLSPAGSSSSGLALPKEQPSTHPHTSVSPLHHHSSSGPSAPGSTGRPGSCDLELIEQQQQHHHRAPSVDDLELDKPSTVGSSSGTVHQLQKRPHHSATSTPPPKLSPAGSAGRLSHSDDDDDDASNHEFLEEHPNELTINQTNCNVVDGIDLDDIKEFAKAFKLRRLSLGLTQTQVGQALSVTEGPAYSQSAICSALAAQMYCAAQLSSQQQQMFEKLDITPKSAQKIKPVLERWMKEAEESHSSRYKSGQNHVPDFIGVEPSKKRKRRTSFTPQALELLNGHFERNTHPSGTEITGLAHQLGYEREVIRIWFCNKRQALKNTVRMMSKSFKMENT